A part of Tardiphaga sp. vice304 genomic DNA contains:
- a CDS encoding NADPH:quinone reductase: MRAAFYRSQGRASDVLELGELETPVPGPGEVRVRLMTSGVNPSDWKARIGGFRPMPASLVVPHSDGAGIIDAVGDGVAPSRIGERVWIWNGQWKRAFGTAAEYISLPSEQAVLLPDNIGFDIGACLGIPLFTAIHAVHLADPRPGDTILIAGGAGSVGHYAIQLAKRRGARVMTTVSGDKKAAHALSAGADEVINYLTEDVARKVRQLAPSGVDSIIEMDLSRNAVYYPDILKPHATCAVYGMSAQQSTLPSLALMSLNIRLSFAFIYELTVSDRASGLAEIGRLLTENSLVHTVAYQMPLDRIVEAHEMVEGGTLLGNLVLNIA, from the coding sequence ATGCGTGCAGCCTTCTATCGAAGCCAGGGACGCGCGAGCGACGTCCTCGAACTTGGCGAACTCGAGACCCCCGTGCCGGGGCCCGGAGAAGTCCGCGTCAGGCTGATGACGAGCGGCGTCAACCCGTCCGACTGGAAAGCGCGAATTGGCGGGTTCCGCCCCATGCCGGCATCGCTCGTGGTGCCTCATAGCGACGGAGCCGGCATCATTGATGCCGTCGGTGACGGCGTCGCGCCGAGTCGGATCGGCGAGCGCGTCTGGATTTGGAACGGCCAGTGGAAGCGGGCCTTCGGGACGGCCGCTGAATACATATCCCTGCCCTCCGAGCAGGCCGTGCTCCTGCCGGACAACATCGGCTTCGACATCGGCGCCTGCCTCGGAATTCCGCTCTTCACCGCCATCCATGCCGTTCATCTGGCAGATCCACGTCCTGGCGACACGATTCTGATCGCCGGCGGCGCCGGATCGGTGGGACATTACGCGATCCAGCTGGCGAAGCGGCGTGGCGCGCGCGTGATGACGACCGTCAGTGGCGACAAGAAGGCCGCGCATGCTTTGTCTGCCGGCGCAGACGAGGTGATCAATTATCTCACGGAGGACGTCGCTCGGAAGGTGCGGCAACTGGCGCCGTCCGGTGTCGATTCCATCATCGAAATGGATTTGTCGCGGAACGCCGTGTACTATCCCGACATACTGAAGCCACATGCCACCTGCGCCGTCTACGGCATGTCAGCTCAGCAGAGCACGCTTCCCAGCCTTGCGTTGATGAGTTTGAACATCCGCCTTTCGTTTGCCTTTATCTATGAGTTGACCGTATCCGACCGGGCCAGTGGGCTTGCCGAGATCGGTCGGCTGCTCACCGAGAACAGCCTCGTTCACACCGTCGCTTACCAAATGCCCCTGGATCGAATTGTCGAGGCGCACGAGATGGTCGAGGGCGGCACCTTGCTGGGCAACCTGGTTCTCAATATCGCTTGA
- a CDS encoding LVIVD repeat-containing protein: protein MAETSRQSTIASVDVATNGVMEGGGTVPFRMPAGALTYLDRKQYISNMEVIAHYPEIDIMIFGDEHSCLWAKNKRRLIAFKGGWVDVTEPLKAQVLADTTSGVFASCVYNKTLRKWIRVVAHQMPLTPGTPQYPRGKHHLEYAKKALSDPGFRGIKTYDVTNPEKPELLSEFNTGASGHGVHLPFYDGGQYAYLACGWDDQLRMESTERVYSNGLMIVDMTDPANVKEVSRWWVPGQRLDEEELYRTTYPFAGDQSSWTSTRTPCIVPVRVEDGGTVGYGGWGHFGLYVHDLSDIRNPKVYGKVSHPLEAIGGIPFHHVVPVNAEPARFPQLQNLVIGIPESLEADAREPWHTSYVIDVKDPARPRIIGLFPRPMPHPDAPYKDFAMARGRFSSRVMQHWIAPGKARPDVVALSYLNAGIRLFDISDPTEPKEVAYFVPPRDGEIDDYMSWRRGTTEAVFIEWDRNLIWVSTHAGLYCLSAPFLGPPKLEAMAVTEWSVPHVNAGCED from the coding sequence ATGGCCGAAACCAGCAGGCAATCGACGATCGCGAGTGTTGATGTAGCAACGAACGGCGTCATGGAAGGTGGTGGAACGGTTCCCTTCCGCATGCCGGCCGGGGCGCTCACCTACCTCGACCGGAAACAGTATATATCCAATATGGAGGTCATCGCGCATTACCCCGAGATCGACATCATGATCTTCGGAGACGAGCACTCGTGCCTATGGGCGAAAAACAAGCGACGCCTGATTGCCTTCAAGGGCGGATGGGTCGATGTGACTGAACCTTTGAAGGCACAGGTGCTCGCAGACACGACGTCAGGTGTGTTCGCCAGCTGCGTTTATAACAAGACGCTTCGAAAATGGATACGCGTGGTCGCGCATCAAATGCCGCTGACGCCGGGCACCCCGCAGTATCCGCGAGGGAAACATCATCTTGAGTATGCCAAGAAGGCACTGAGCGATCCCGGCTTCCGCGGCATCAAGACGTACGATGTCACCAACCCGGAAAAGCCCGAACTGCTGAGCGAGTTCAATACCGGCGCCTCCGGCCACGGCGTGCATTTACCGTTCTACGACGGCGGTCAATACGCCTACCTAGCCTGCGGCTGGGACGACCAGCTCCGTATGGAGAGCACCGAGCGCGTTTACAGCAACGGCCTGATGATCGTTGACATGACCGATCCTGCCAACGTCAAGGAGGTGTCGCGATGGTGGGTACCGGGCCAGCGGCTCGACGAGGAGGAATTGTATCGCACGACCTACCCGTTTGCCGGCGATCAATCCTCGTGGACCAGCACCCGGACTCCTTGCATCGTCCCGGTCCGCGTCGAAGACGGCGGCACGGTCGGCTATGGCGGCTGGGGCCATTTCGGGTTGTACGTGCACGACCTGAGCGACATCCGGAATCCGAAAGTCTACGGCAAGGTCTCCCACCCGCTCGAGGCGATCGGCGGCATTCCCTTTCACCACGTCGTTCCTGTCAACGCCGAGCCTGCCCGGTTTCCGCAGTTGCAGAACCTCGTAATCGGCATCCCGGAGTCGCTCGAAGCCGATGCGCGCGAACCCTGGCACACGAGCTACGTGATCGACGTCAAAGACCCGGCGCGTCCCCGCATCATCGGCCTGTTTCCCCGGCCGATGCCGCACCCGGACGCGCCCTACAAGGATTTCGCGATGGCGCGAGGCCGCTTCAGCTCGCGCGTGATGCAACACTGGATCGCGCCAGGAAAGGCACGTCCGGACGTCGTCGCCTTGTCGTATCTGAACGCGGGCATCCGCCTCTTCGACATATCGGACCCCACCGAACCGAAGGAAGTCGCCTACTTCGTCCCGCCGCGCGACGGCGAGATCGACGATTACATGAGCTGGCGCCGCGGGACGACCGAAGCTGTCTTCATCGAGTGGGACCGCAACCTGATCTGGGTCTCGACCCATGCAGGGCTCTATTGCCTGTCGGCTCCCTTTCTCGGTCCGCCCAAGCTGGAGGCGATGGCGGTTACCGAATGGTCGGTGCCGCATGTGAACGCGGGATGTGAAGACTAA
- a CDS encoding Bug family tripartite tricarboxylate transporter substrate binding protein: MIGRRMLDVRWAWLLAVTLALPWVNGARAQAQHTRPIKVIVPFPAGDLVDIIARLLADGMAKSLGQPLVIENRPGGSGLTGLQATATAQPDGHTLTVGQLGSMVITPIMNKWQFDVRASLEPVALTYVNYIAILTTPALPVTSLRGLIDYSRANPGTVKIATVGLGSFPHLMFEMLRKQAGLDYVHVPYRGGVQIVPDLVSGRIEAGSLSFANSLSYTTDGSLRALAVSARTRNPAAPDMPTISETVPDFTMLGWFGFFAPKGTPPAMIERINAAVNRAIADPDTQKHVKSLHIDPSPGTPADLGRLWQSDYSRFTGLINELGIAAQ; this comes from the coding sequence ATGATCGGCCGAAGGATGCTGGATGTCAGATGGGCTTGGCTGCTTGCTGTGACATTAGCCTTGCCTTGGGTGAACGGCGCCCGGGCGCAAGCGCAGCACACCCGGCCAATCAAAGTCATCGTTCCCTTTCCTGCGGGAGATCTTGTCGACATCATCGCGCGACTTCTCGCCGACGGTATGGCGAAAAGTCTTGGGCAGCCACTCGTCATCGAGAACCGGCCCGGCGGGTCCGGACTCACCGGACTGCAGGCGACCGCAACTGCCCAGCCGGATGGCCATACCCTGACGGTCGGCCAGCTCGGAAGCATGGTGATCACGCCCATCATGAACAAATGGCAGTTCGACGTGCGAGCAAGTCTCGAACCGGTGGCGCTTACCTATGTGAATTACATTGCGATACTCACGACGCCTGCCCTTCCGGTTACCTCCCTGCGAGGACTTATCGACTACTCCAGGGCAAATCCTGGAACCGTGAAGATTGCAACGGTCGGGCTTGGTAGCTTCCCGCATCTGATGTTCGAGATGCTGCGCAAGCAAGCGGGGCTCGACTACGTTCACGTCCCCTACAGGGGCGGCGTGCAGATCGTTCCCGACTTGGTCTCCGGACGGATCGAGGCCGGCTCGCTCAGCTTTGCCAACAGCCTGAGCTATACCACCGACGGTTCGTTGCGGGCACTTGCCGTCAGCGCCCGGACCCGCAACCCGGCGGCGCCGGATATGCCGACCATCAGCGAAACCGTTCCCGACTTCACGATGCTGGGCTGGTTCGGCTTCTTCGCGCCGAAGGGAACTCCGCCTGCCATGATCGAACGCATCAATGCCGCAGTGAACCGCGCCATTGCGGATCCGGACACGCAGAAGCACGTCAAGAGTCTGCATATCGACCCTTCTCCCGGCACGCCCGCAGATCTCGGCCGCCTCTGGCAAAGCGACTACAGCCGATTTACCGGCCTGATCAACGAACTCGGTATCGCCGCTCAATAG
- a CDS encoding cupin domain-containing protein has translation MLKTKKRPSSKQKPAAVPAGNNEYLGVRLRHGRMTKGLRLKDVAEAADCSESMISKIENGRAVPSLNALYRIAEVLELTVGQLFEKPSEPDGLLSRAGERPIVKTDPLRSGPGLTLERLIPYDKARLLQGSIHNLAPGGSGGGLVTHEGEEVAYIIEGQVELIIGDAKYLLNTGDSICYRSEIPHGYKNSSGKPAKFIVVNTPPSF, from the coding sequence ATGTTGAAGACGAAGAAGCGGCCCTCCTCGAAGCAGAAGCCGGCCGCCGTGCCCGCTGGAAACAACGAATATCTGGGGGTGCGTCTGCGCCACGGCCGGATGACCAAGGGGTTGCGCCTCAAGGACGTCGCCGAGGCCGCCGATTGTTCGGAAAGCATGATCTCCAAGATCGAGAACGGCCGCGCTGTGCCGTCGCTCAACGCGCTTTACCGGATCGCCGAGGTACTGGAACTGACGGTGGGCCAGCTATTCGAAAAACCGTCCGAGCCCGACGGGCTTCTGTCGAGGGCCGGCGAGCGGCCGATCGTCAAGACGGATCCGCTGCGCAGCGGACCGGGGCTGACGCTGGAGCGTTTGATCCCTTACGACAAGGCCCGCCTGTTGCAGGGCAGCATCCACAACCTCGCCCCCGGCGGCAGCGGCGGAGGGCTGGTGACGCACGAGGGCGAGGAAGTCGCCTATATCATCGAAGGGCAGGTCGAACTGATCATCGGTGACGCCAAGTACCTGCTCAACACCGGTGATTCGATCTGCTATCGCTCCGAGATTCCGCACGGCTACAAGAATTCGAGCGGCAAGCCGGCAAAGTTCATCGTCGTGAACACACCGCCGAGCTTCTGA
- a CDS encoding alpha/beta hydrolase family protein — translation MSEEFLIDQVTNETHGVYQPYGWHHWPQFPWMSYQFRRALGETQEGGGAVSECFLAASRMIPGDEESWHREWKRIADFNQERGDSEFGKGHVRTAMNCWLRAANYYRHTEFWLKYTDPRRIEAFTDMEECSRKFISNLNPAGEVLQIPYENDKTLFAYFVRAPFDTGKQPALICMGGLDSIKDEMWFMQAHGALQRGISVLMIDGPGQGGTLRRHGLPTRVDYEVPIGKCIDYLLTRDDVDPARIAVCGSSLGGFYAARAGSYEHRLAAAISHGAIWSISELWANATETHGLADHIKTVFGASSMKEALEKARPFTLEGHLENMKCPYLIVHGGHDVLGVAQASRVYDYARAKGVNATLRLVTEEETGADHCQHDNPTIGQELMADWLAGVFGIDERELRKKATNPLI, via the coding sequence ATGTCCGAAGAGTTCCTCATCGATCAGGTCACCAACGAAACGCACGGTGTGTATCAGCCCTATGGCTGGCACCACTGGCCGCAGTTTCCCTGGATGAGCTATCAGTTCCGGCGCGCCCTCGGCGAGACGCAGGAGGGCGGTGGCGCGGTGTCGGAGTGCTTCCTGGCCGCCAGCCGGATGATCCCGGGCGACGAGGAGAGCTGGCACCGCGAGTGGAAGCGGATTGCCGACTTCAACCAGGAGCGCGGTGATTCCGAGTTCGGCAAAGGCCATGTGCGCACGGCGATGAATTGCTGGCTGCGCGCGGCCAATTATTATCGTCACACCGAGTTCTGGCTCAAATACACCGATCCGCGCCGAATCGAAGCCTTCACCGACATGGAGGAGTGTTCTCGAAAATTCATTTCGAACCTCAATCCCGCGGGCGAAGTCCTGCAGATACCCTACGAGAACGACAAAACCCTGTTTGCGTATTTTGTCCGTGCGCCGTTCGATACCGGCAAGCAGCCGGCTCTGATCTGCATGGGGGGCCTTGACTCGATCAAAGACGAAATGTGGTTCATGCAGGCGCACGGCGCCCTGCAGCGCGGCATCTCGGTGCTGATGATCGACGGCCCGGGGCAGGGCGGCACGTTACGCCGGCACGGCTTGCCGACCCGCGTCGACTACGAAGTCCCGATCGGCAAGTGCATCGATTACCTGCTAACCCGCGACGACGTCGACCCGGCGCGCATCGCGGTGTGCGGTTCGTCGCTCGGCGGCTTCTACGCGGCGCGCGCCGGATCCTACGAACATCGCCTGGCGGCAGCGATTTCGCACGGCGCGATCTGGTCGATCTCGGAGTTGTGGGCCAATGCGACCGAGACGCATGGCCTTGCTGATCACATCAAGACCGTGTTCGGCGCGTCTTCGATGAAGGAGGCGCTGGAAAAGGCCCGGCCGTTCACGCTCGAAGGCCACCTCGAGAATATGAAATGCCCATACCTGATCGTTCACGGCGGCCATGACGTGCTCGGCGTGGCGCAGGCTTCGCGGGTCTACGATTATGCCAGGGCCAAGGGCGTCAATGCGACCTTGCGTCTGGTGACCGAAGAGGAAACCGGTGCCGACCACTGCCAGCACGACAACCCGACCATCGGGCAGGAACTGATGGCCGACTGGCTCGCCGGTGTGTTCGGTATCGACGAACGCGAATTGCGCAAGAAAGCCACCAATCCCTTGATTTGA
- a CDS encoding ABC transporter substrate-binding protein, whose product MAGGADDYGTCAVATGRCGGVAGRLLRKDLVIRSVSVNAYCQGIMTMTLKSVLLGFCACIALAGSAAAQQDNYKVRVVAGAPGYDHIQPFIAEHLKLWDKYGVKVEFMGGNYQRSNQQMSIGDFDVGYNQYASSIRYLSAGIDSVIVAASSANCAMMIAGPNVKSWADVKGKRVGIVTKFDVQALTLTKQILPRFGLSEKDVQLALVPVPEVASALLTGDIAAAFPFEPYGTDALGKGAKLLLAPNDLIDKTKLDSDMLRNGMIMTRKFIKEHPELAKRLVWAHLDAVHLMKTDKKTGLEVLKHYTPNIDISLLDKSYDSCGWQYNEPPKAWIEALIGWMKEDGLLQKPVTYQDAVDMSLAEKYPGYPGYEKLK is encoded by the coding sequence ATGGCCGGTGGTGCAGACGATTACGGAACATGCGCCGTCGCGACAGGACGTTGCGGCGGAGTAGCCGGGCGGCTGCTTCGCAAGGATTTAGTAATTCGCTCGGTGAGCGTCAATGCATATTGCCAGGGGATCATGACGATGACGTTGAAGAGTGTATTACTCGGCTTCTGCGCCTGCATCGCGTTGGCCGGCAGCGCCGCGGCGCAGCAGGACAATTACAAGGTCCGCGTCGTTGCCGGGGCCCCGGGATACGACCACATCCAGCCGTTCATCGCGGAACACCTCAAGCTGTGGGATAAGTACGGCGTCAAGGTCGAGTTCATGGGCGGGAATTATCAGCGTTCCAACCAGCAGATGTCGATCGGTGATTTCGACGTCGGTTATAACCAGTACGCATCCTCGATCCGCTATCTTTCCGCCGGCATCGATAGCGTCATCGTCGCCGCGTCATCCGCCAATTGCGCGATGATGATTGCCGGACCGAACGTCAAATCGTGGGCCGACGTCAAGGGCAAGCGCGTCGGCATCGTCACCAAGTTCGACGTGCAGGCGCTGACCCTGACCAAGCAGATCCTGCCGCGTTTCGGGCTCTCCGAAAAAGATGTGCAACTGGCGCTCGTTCCGGTACCGGAGGTCGCATCTGCTTTGCTTACCGGCGACATTGCCGCCGCGTTCCCGTTCGAGCCCTACGGCACCGACGCGCTCGGGAAGGGTGCCAAGCTGCTTCTGGCGCCGAACGACCTGATCGACAAGACCAAGCTGGATTCGGACATGCTGCGAAACGGCATGATCATGACCCGCAAGTTTATCAAGGAGCATCCTGAACTCGCCAAACGCCTTGTGTGGGCGCATCTCGACGCCGTGCACTTGATGAAGACCGACAAGAAGACGGGTCTCGAGGTCCTGAAGCATTACACGCCGAACATCGACATCTCGCTCCTCGACAAGTCGTATGACAGTTGCGGCTGGCAATATAACGAGCCGCCGAAAGCCTGGATCGAAGCGTTGATCGGCTGGATGAAAGAGGACGGCCTGCTGCAGAAGCCCGTCACCTACCAGGACGCCGTCGATATGTCGCTGGCCGAGAAATATCCGGGTTATCCCGGCTACGAAAAGCTCAAGTGA
- a CDS encoding ABC transporter ATP-binding protein, translated as MSRSDMVIIKSLSKKYTSQGADMAALIDINLEIQEGEFVCLLGPSGCGKSTLLKIVAGLIPATSGEVAINGQAIDGPGPERAVVFQDYALFPWMSVRDNIEFGLEARRMAAAERRKISDKLLRVVGLADFADRYPHHLSGGMKQRVSIARALAVDPSLLLMDEPFGALDAQTRQTLQDELLRIWREYRKTVIFVTHSIEEAIYLSDRIVVMTARPGRIKEVIAISEPRPRDMTGTAMNERQREVRAVLNEEIERAAVLEQRDMMVGASHG; from the coding sequence GTGAGCCGCTCGGACATGGTGATCATCAAATCGCTGAGCAAGAAGTACACGTCGCAGGGTGCGGACATGGCCGCGCTGATCGACATCAATCTGGAGATCCAGGAAGGCGAGTTCGTCTGCCTTCTCGGTCCCTCCGGCTGCGGCAAGTCGACCTTGCTAAAGATCGTCGCCGGCCTCATTCCCGCAACATCCGGGGAGGTGGCCATCAATGGCCAGGCGATCGACGGCCCCGGTCCCGAGCGGGCCGTCGTGTTTCAGGACTACGCGCTGTTTCCCTGGATGAGCGTCCGCGACAACATCGAATTCGGGCTGGAAGCGCGCCGGATGGCGGCGGCCGAACGAAGAAAGATTTCCGACAAATTGCTGCGGGTTGTGGGCCTTGCCGATTTCGCAGATCGATATCCACACCATCTGTCGGGCGGCATGAAACAGCGGGTCTCGATCGCGCGCGCGCTCGCCGTTGATCCGTCGCTGTTGCTGATGGACGAGCCGTTCGGCGCGCTCGACGCTCAGACGCGCCAGACGCTGCAGGACGAACTGCTGCGCATCTGGCGCGAATACCGCAAGACCGTGATCTTCGTGACCCATTCTATCGAAGAGGCGATCTACTTGTCCGACCGTATCGTGGTCATGACGGCACGGCCGGGGCGCATCAAGGAAGTCATCGCGATCAGTGAACCGCGGCCGCGCGACATGACCGGCACGGCGATGAACGAGCGGCAGCGCGAGGTCCGCGCCGTGCTCAACGAGGAAATCGAGCGCGCGGCTGTCCTCGAGCAACGGGACATGATGGTCGGAGCATCCCATGGCTGA
- a CDS encoding ABC transporter permease: protein MADLSYNKASEAGATLAASRILGRMVPGRDRLLGISTMVVFIAGWEIVYRLGLMPVWAFPSPWKVVLAFQELIANGKLLTNTAASVGRQVTGVLLAALVGIPAGLALGASPTARAAFLPLCRLLYPIPGIAWIPLSILWFGVGFKSTVFVIFFSGVWSIMFNTMTGVQTLSGQYTDVARVYLASRRLYTWRILIPGSLPYIITGMRLTYGVGWRVIVGAEMISSITGLGFLIDDARWQLRPDIMITGMITIAMIGWVSENWFFDWVERRTIEKWGMKTT, encoded by the coding sequence ATGGCTGATTTATCGTACAACAAAGCCAGCGAGGCCGGTGCCACTCTTGCCGCGTCTAGGATTCTGGGCCGGATGGTGCCGGGCCGCGACCGGCTGCTGGGTATCTCCACCATGGTCGTCTTCATCGCCGGATGGGAGATTGTCTACCGGCTCGGTCTGATGCCGGTGTGGGCGTTCCCATCGCCCTGGAAGGTCGTTCTCGCGTTTCAGGAATTGATCGCCAACGGCAAGCTGCTGACCAACACCGCGGCCAGCGTCGGCCGGCAGGTCACTGGCGTCTTGCTGGCCGCGCTGGTCGGCATTCCCGCCGGCCTGGCGCTGGGCGCATCACCGACCGCGCGCGCGGCGTTTCTTCCGCTGTGCCGGCTGCTTTATCCGATCCCGGGTATCGCCTGGATTCCGCTCTCCATCCTCTGGTTCGGGGTCGGCTTCAAATCTACGGTTTTCGTTATCTTCTTCTCCGGCGTCTGGTCGATCATGTTCAACACCATGACCGGGGTGCAAACGCTGAGCGGCCAGTACACCGACGTCGCCCGCGTCTATCTGGCGTCGCGCAGGTTATATACCTGGCGCATCCTCATTCCGGGATCGCTGCCCTACATCATCACCGGCATGCGGCTCACCTACGGCGTAGGCTGGCGCGTCATCGTCGGCGCGGAAATGATCTCGTCCATCACCGGGCTCGGCTTCCTGATCGACGACGCGCGCTGGCAGCTGCGGCCGGACATCATGATCACCGGCATGATCACCATCGCGATGATCGGCTGGGTCTCGGAGAACTGGTTCTTCGACTGGGTCGAGCGCCGGACGATCGAGAAGTGGGGCATGAAGACGACCTAG
- a CDS encoding alpha/beta hydrolase family protein yields MTSASAAEKKLIDSEVVDEHAHYEPYGWHHWPKYPWPSYQFRRSLGETQEGGGTVSESFLAASRMIPGNYDSWHNEWMIVANASMARGEQAEAYGHIQTAMNCYLRAADMYRSAEFWLDPADPRRLPTFDKCEAATHRFMNWTVPKGEIVEIPYEPGMPMTGYFFRSPFGDGKQPVLISFGGLDSFKDELWFMTGRGALQRGISVLLMDGPGQGATLRRYGLVTRYDYEVPVGKCIDWLELRDDVDPGRIAVSGSSFGGYHAARAGCMEPRLAAAISHGGVLSLYDRYKDRAEDHGLAGHMKWVFGADTMKGVAEKTRNFDLRGAFENMKCPYLILHGGHDVLGVEAAKEGYQYAKSVGVDVTFILVEADTTGAEHCQHDNPTLGQELMLDWLADKFGIDQHGLIKT; encoded by the coding sequence ATGACCAGCGCCAGCGCCGCCGAGAAGAAACTGATCGACTCCGAAGTGGTGGACGAACACGCCCATTACGAGCCTTATGGCTGGCACCACTGGCCGAAATATCCCTGGCCGTCCTATCAGTTCCGGCGTTCGCTGGGCGAGACGCAGGAGGGCGGTGGAACGGTTTCGGAGAGTTTTCTGGCGGCGAGCCGGATGATCCCTGGCAACTACGATAGCTGGCACAATGAATGGATGATCGTGGCCAACGCCAGCATGGCGCGTGGCGAACAGGCCGAGGCCTATGGCCATATTCAGACCGCGATGAACTGCTATCTGCGCGCGGCCGATATGTATCGTTCGGCCGAATTCTGGCTCGATCCCGCCGATCCCCGCCGACTACCGACGTTCGATAAGTGTGAGGCCGCCACTCATCGCTTCATGAACTGGACGGTGCCAAAGGGCGAGATCGTCGAGATTCCCTACGAGCCCGGCATGCCGATGACGGGCTATTTCTTTCGTTCGCCGTTCGGTGACGGCAAGCAGCCGGTGCTGATTTCGTTCGGCGGCCTCGACTCCTTTAAGGATGAGCTGTGGTTCATGACCGGCCGCGGTGCCCTGCAGCGCGGTATCTCGGTGTTGCTGATGGACGGGCCGGGGCAGGGCGCAACCCTGCGCCGCTACGGGCTGGTCACGCGTTACGACTACGAGGTGCCGGTCGGCAAATGTATCGACTGGCTGGAGCTGCGGGACGACGTCGATCCCGGCCGCATCGCAGTCTCCGGGTCGTCGTTCGGTGGCTATCACGCCGCACGGGCCGGCTGCATGGAGCCCCGCCTGGCGGCGGCGATTTCGCACGGCGGCGTGCTCAGCCTCTATGATCGCTACAAGGACCGCGCCGAGGATCACGGCCTCGCTGGTCACATGAAGTGGGTGTTCGGCGCCGACACGATGAAAGGCGTTGCGGAGAAGACCCGCAATTTTGACCTGCGCGGCGCGTTCGAAAACATGAAGTGTCCTTATCTGATCCTGCACGGTGGACACGACGTGCTGGGCGTCGAAGCCGCCAAGGAGGGGTATCAATACGCCAAATCTGTCGGCGTCGATGTGACCTTCATTCTGGTGGAGGCGGATACGACCGGCGCCGAGCACTGCCAGCACGACAATCCGACACTGGGCCAGGAACTCATGCTGGACTGGCTGGCCGACAAATTCGGCATAGATCAGCACGGCCTCATCAAGACCTGA
- a CDS encoding IS3 family transposase — translation MPEGGDQRGDLFQLEEEIRRLAADRDAAVEATRGRERQAEADCGRPFAGQGDAAGRHPPKNLRPVRQRKLVDGICGEWGISIRRACRVFEVDTSTYHYKSRRPEQASLEARIREICQTRVRFGYRRVHVLLRREGWQLGQNKTRRIYRELGLQLRNKTPKRGIKAKLRDDRKAATQPNETWAMDFVHDQLATGNKIRVLTIVDLFSRYVPALDPRFSYRAENVVQKLQEICSVAGYPKTIRCDQGSEFISRDLDLWAYVNGVTLDVSRPGKPTDNAFIEAFNGRFRAECLNTHWFLTLDDARTKLEDWRRYYNEERPHGAIGQKTPISLLNRDGATSPPS, via the coding sequence CTGCCGGAAGGCGGGGATCAGCGCGGCGACCTATTTCAACTGGAAGAAGAAATACGACGGCTTGCTGCCGACCGAGATGCGGCGGTTGAAGCAACTCGAGGACGAGAACGCCAAGCTGAAGCGGATTGTGGCCGACCTTTCGCTGGACAAGGAGATGCTGCAGGACGTCATCCGCCGAAAAATTTGAGGCCTGTTCGTCAGCGCAAGCTCGTCGACGGGATCTGTGGTGAATGGGGCATCTCGATCCGGCGCGCCTGCCGGGTATTCGAGGTCGACACCTCAACCTATCACTACAAATCGCGGCGACCCGAACAGGCCAGTCTCGAGGCGAGAATCCGAGAGATCTGCCAGACCCGGGTACGCTTCGGCTACCGGCGTGTTCATGTGCTGCTGCGGCGTGAGGGATGGCAACTCGGCCAGAACAAGACACGGCGCATCTATCGCGAATTAGGCCTGCAATTGCGCAACAAAACGCCGAAACGAGGGATCAAGGCCAAGCTGCGGGACGATCGCAAAGCTGCCACCCAGCCGAACGAAACCTGGGCGATGGATTTTGTTCATGATCAGCTGGCCACCGGCAATAAAATTCGTGTGCTGACGATCGTCGATCTTTTCTCGCGCTATGTGCCGGCCCTTGATCCGCGCTTCAGTTACCGGGCCGAGAACGTCGTTCAGAAGCTGCAGGAAATCTGCTCAGTGGCCGGCTATCCAAAGACCATCCGTTGCGACCAGGGCTCGGAGTTTATCTCCCGTGACCTCGATCTGTGGGCCTACGTCAATGGCGTCACGCTGGACGTCAGCCGGCCTGGCAAGCCGACCGACAACGCGTTCATCGAAGCCTTCAACGGGCGCTTCCGCGCAGAGTGTCTGAACACTCATTGGTTCCTTACCCTTGACGACGCCCGGACAAAATTGGAGGATTGGCGCAGATACTACAACGAAGAACGCCCCCATGGGGCAATCGGGCAGAAGACCCCGATTTCGTTGCTCAATCGTGACGGCGCAACCAGCCCGCCATCATGA